agaaaaaaagataaaaatAATATTCACACGAGTCTCAATGTCAGATCAATAATATAAGACCTAGATATGCAATACTTAggttagtcatagtgggagtaacttatctAGTAACATAACGCATCCCAaaacaagtttgcttatgtggcacctagttaatgagaagagaggtgtttgaagtaacatattatgttaccatcacataacgCTTTTCAACAAATGTTGAGTCTATGAGCAAATAAATAGAGCAATTTATGACAcaactattatgttactttgcactataaaggtagtaacttagactagtgtcatatgcatgatattagtctaagttactccccactataaccaGCCTTATGTCACGTCTCGATGTGCTTTAGCGAAAACTGTTAAAAAATGCGCTAACATAGTCGCCTTGGAAGTCGTATGTGCGCGAAAAAACACCACGAGGACGTGCTCAATTGGTGGCCCTGCAAAGACTTTGATTGGGGGTCACTTTTGACGCCCTCGGTGTGGGGCGGTCGATTGAAGTTTCGAAGAAACCACTCACTAGGTTAACGGGTCGCATCCCTGGTCTCCACGTGGAACCTACTAATCTCCTTTGTGAAGTTGCAAACACCAATCACACACAGCGAATGGTCAATCATCAATCCCCGTTGCAACCGACCTTGCATTTTTTTTACGGCTCCAATTAAAGGCTCTCCTCAGTTGCTCCACAGAACCAACTCAAGCACCTGATTAGAAGATCGAGACCTTAAGCAAACCCCCACTGCTACAGCGTTAGTTGGAGCCGGCCATGGCCATGACATCCCCCAACAGCAGAGCGCTGGAACGGTACAAGAGCGCCGTCACGACGGCAACTTCCGTGCTGGGCGCGGCCATGCTGCTGCGCCGGGTGCTCGCCGACGTCCTCCCAGGCACGGCCCTCGGCGCTCTGCTCCTCCTGCCGCCAGCCTCCGCCCGGCGCCACGCCGTGCTCATCGAGGAGTTCGACGGCGCCCTGCACAACCGCGTCTTCTTGGCGGCCAAGGCGTACGTTTCCACGCTCCTCGCCGCGGCACCGTCCGTGCCGCTGATGAAGGCCAGCCTGCCGCGCGGGGCCGGTGCGGAGCACGTCCTGCTCGCCCTCCGCCCCGGCACGGCGGTCGTCGACGTGTTCGACGGGGCAAAGGTCACGTGGCGCCTAAGCAGGAAGCACGATGGGGGCGCCGGCAGGCGGCGGACCACGGAGGACGCGCGCGAGGTGTTCAAGCTCAGCTTCGACGCGGAGCACAAGGACATGGTGCTCGGCTCCTACCTGCCGGCCGTCATGGCCCGCGTGGAGGCCATGTCCCAGGAGCAGAGGCAGACCAAGCTGTACAGCAACGAGTGGGGCAAGTGGCGGACCGTGAGGCTCCGCAACGCCTCGACGTTCGCGACGGTGGCCATGGACGACGCGCTGCGGCAGGCCGTGGTAGACGACCTGGACAGGTTCTTGACCCGGAAGGAGTACTACCGGCAGACGGGGAGGGCGTGGAAGAGGGGCTACCTGATCCACGGCCTGCCCGGCACCGGCAAGTCCAGCTTGGTCGCCGCGATCTCCAACCACCTCCATTTCGACGTGTATGATCTCGACGTCGGCAGCGTCAGGTCCAACACCGAGCTGAGGAAACTGCTGATTCGGATGAAGAACAGGTCCATATTGTTGGTCGAAGATGTCGATTGCGCCCTGGCGACGGCGCCACGGAGGGAAGCGACGGGAAGCTCCGACGGGGGCAACCCTGTTTCCAAGAATCACAAGGTTAGTTTTAGTAGTACTAATCCAACTCATGTTGCAAGTTGCAATGGACGACGAACAAACTGCTTTAGTCCTTTAGACTATTCTTACCTGACCAGTACTATTTTCATGTCCATCGGCCTGGTTAACTCGGGAAAAGGAAAGCGTCTAGGTTAGCGATCTGATGCATCGTATAGCCGCCGAGGTTTCTCGCACAGAAAACAAACGCTCGATCTTTCTCTCCCCAGTTTTCCAAATTATGTATCTAGGTTTTCTAGTTCTTCTCCAATACGCCGGCTACTCCTTACTCTCCAAGAACACAAGATCTAGCAATCAAAAGTAACACCGCGCCAGTTCTCTCCCAGAAGTTCTGCTCGATGGATCCTGAACAAAATCAATCTCGGTTTGTCAAATATCTGTGGTTGTTCTTTCTTTACCTAGCATGTATTCTTCTGACTACTTTGTTGTCATATACAATTGATTCAAAGGAAAACCTTTGTTCCCATGTACTAATAATGAAAAACAAGAAAAGCACCATCCGGATTCACAGAATATTTTCTAGTGAAGAACCGTGTTGTATACCCATTGGCAATTTTGGATTTTATTAATTAGACTCCTGgacataaaatgataaggtttcttGATCTGCACTTTCAGCTCATCAACATTTTCTTGTAAAGATTAAGGTAATCGTGGTCCAAGATACAAATTGAGTCCTATACtacaaaacaaaataaattgatgcaacTGTTGAAAATCTTTCATCGCCTAAACCTTGAGTTCTAAATCTTGTTTTTTTGTAGAGTACTAAATCTGAATAGTTCCTTTGACATGGCATTTCGTGAACCAATTTACATATGTGCAGCACTAATGTTCATACTGTTAAGCAATCGTCCATGTCTGAACTATTTGTCACACAGCACCACCATGCAGCAACATTGCCTTCCTAGCACAGTTCACCCTTGAGATTGATCTCTTGTGCGCCCTACTTTTGATGGTGTCACTACCGCTTGATGTCATGTGCACCCTAGACGGAGACGCCCCATTGCTAGGCCCACTCTGCCATGCATCACCGAGAACAGATCGCGCAAACTAGAGAAGGTATGTCTCCAATTCGCTATCTATAAAAAACCCTATGCCACACCCCCCATGTGATTTTCCATGAAAACTGATAACCAATATTAAAAGGGCCCCAAGTCTTGacttcgccccgggcccccgaaatctcaggaccggccctgatcGCACCCTCACCAAACACGAAAACGACAGCACTGATTTAGTTTGCTTCAAGTACCAGCAAGTCACTGATCTGGGTCACTGTATAGGCAACAACTCTATAATCGTTGCCGTGCTACTCTTGTTTGTCCAACAAGAGCAGTTGCCGCTTCATTTCCTGTGGTTTCCAAATCGGTTGTCACCTACTCCTACCAACTAAGCTGTGCGTTGCCTTGCCAGGTCACTCTGTCGGGGCTGCTCAACATGGTGGACGGCCTTTGGTCCAGCAGCGGCCATGAgcggatcctcatcttcaccaccaACCACAAGGACAGGCTAGACCCGGCGCTGCTCCGGCCTGGCCGGATGGACATGCACGTCCACATGGGCTACTGCGGCTTCGTCGCCTTCAGGGAGCTCGCGGCCAACTACCACGGCATCCAAGACCACCCGCTCTACCCCGAGGTCGAGGCGCTGCTGCGGGAGGTGGAGGTGGCACCGGCGGAGGTCGCAGAGAGGCTGCTTATGACCGACGATGCCGATGCCGCTATCGAGATGGCCGCGAAGCTGCTGAGAGGCAGGAAGGCCGGGACCGGGGAAGATGGCGGGTACATCAAGCAGAAACTGCACGTAGGGCCTAGGCGCCCGCGTCGGCCCCCGGCTGCAAGACGGGCGGTGCTTGACGACGGAATTGGTGGTTCCTCACGACGAGGCCAGGGGCGTGGATCAGGGACAGGGCGACGTGGCCGAGGTGAGGTGCGCGGACGAGGACGGCGATAGACAATCGTACTCCCTCTGTTCAAGTGCACAGGGGTCTAAATAAAACTTCAGTATCCAAATATATATAGTAAATCATTATGCATGAAAGAAACTTATCATTCTTCGCGACCATTAATTTGAGCAGAATTTATTATAGTTTTATTAAAATGTTCATGGTCggttcagtctctcggaggtgctcatagagatagggtgtgtgtgcattcataaggatgagtgtatgattatatatatgagcgcttgcgtctgtactgtgttaaaaaagtgGTATGTGGAACCTCCCCTCATAAATAAAAAGAAGGTACGCGGAACCATAAAGATTGTCCATGCCGTACCCCTTCGGTCCTGCGACCCAAGGCGTACACCTGGGGCTTTCACTGCCTCTCGCAGGAACGCTGCCAGTCCGCCTCACTCCTATGATCCTAGGACCATGGAAACACATGGAAACACGGCGGATCTCGGCCCTTATCAGCGGAAGGGCTATGTTTTTAGGTGTTTTTTTAATCTTGTTAGAGTTTGTGTCATGCTCTGGAAGACGAGGCAGCGATGATTTTTTAAAGATGGAATAaagttctccccgcctagcccccgtcccAGTGGAGTTTCTAGCCTCGTCGAAGGGCGTGTGCATGTGTGTCTTCGGTGGATCTCGTGGGATCCGGTCGACGTTTGTGTTCGGTGGATCTGCTTGGATCTGGTCTTCGTTCATCGGCATATGTGTGTTTGCAGGTTGGATCCTTCTCATTTACGCTTCTCTTTATCGGCGACAGTTGTTGTTCTGGTGCACTGGTTCTAtaaggccttagcacgacgactttcccaCTGTCTATTACAACAATGCTTGCTCGGTTTCAATCAATGAGGAGCGATGACGGCGGGGCGCCTTCAGACTTActacagtgcttgtagtcgtcactaGGTGTTCTACAAACCTGAATGCAAATTTTACTTTTGGTActctttgtactaccttgacagCTGGTGAATAGATCAAAAACTTTCTTGCCAAAATCAGGAGGTACCTGGAACCACGTTTTACGAAGTTTATTCCTGCAACCTTCCCTAGTTAAGACATGTGCGAATTTATTCGCCGACCGCCACACCCAGTCAACCCTATAATCCTATAAGGATCTCCTTTTTTTTGAACAAGACATAGACGCTCAAGGCGCTCAAATTTCTGTCAGCTACAGTTTACATTTGTAATGACATATCCCCTATCACTAACATCTGCAATAACCTGAATCAGGGGACAATACCACTTTTGATGTACTTCATCACAACATCTAATCCTAGAACTCAATTCAGTACACAAATCTTGAGATTCAGCTATGGTAGCTGCATTATGAGCCTCACAGTTTTGAGTTCTAGGTACATGGAACACCTGGACTTGCTTGGTAGCAATGGTGCTACAAAAATCTGCAAGAGTACTTCTAATCCGCCAGTGTCCTGGTTGAAACATTGGAGATCTTGCTGCTGCCGCTTTAGCTAGAATACGGTTGTTTGTTAGTATGACTGCTTCCTTAATGTTCAACCTATCCATAATGATTGCTGCTAGATTTATTCCTTGAGCTTCTGCTTGGATTGCTGATTGTGTTGGTGCAGCCGTTGCTGAAATTGTAGCTTTCATTGTTTGATCTCCATGTTGTACCTGCATAAAGACTCCAATACCTGTTCTATTACTCCTTGTTTCAACTCCATGACATTGCTCCTTCCAGGTTGCATCTGTGAATATTTTGACTGGACTTGAAAGGCTGAATGCATCAATTGTATTTCCTTGTGCAAATTTGTCTTCAACTTGAGAGTTACTGTTGTGACTTTGTATGGTTAATTGTCCCCGCTCATTTATATCTGATTCCAATGCCAAGCTTCTTGAGATAGCCTGAGCAGAAAAAAATATctgagaaggcaaaacatcttttcTTTGAAAAAGTTTATCATTCCTGGACTTCCATAGACACCACATGAATGTAAAAATATTGGTTAAGGTGGCATTAGGGTGGTCTGAGTTGGCTAGACTTAAAATTATGGCGGTTATTGACTTAGAGTTTTGAATTAACAAATCAGTTCTAATGAACCAAGGTCTAGCAAACCATGCTGCTCTAGCAAAGGGGCATTCAAATAAGAtatgctgtaagtgcatctagtgccacccctagttggttttggagtattgacgacaaacctggttgacggactaatgtgtttgtgagaattgcaggataacacaggtagaagtccctcattgattcggttttcctaccagagatgagccctaaaaatgtatgaagacattaaagtcaaaggtggtatgtgaagacattcactttgaagactatgataagagaagacatcgcgtgaagactatggagcacgaagacttagttgtttcgtcattctttttcttcttcgttgagtcataggaaccaccggactgttaagtggggtccaagagaaccagtcaaaatgactaaagtgatgcttaaccaaaattctatatctttgagtgaagactatgagagcaaatcttatccagagttggataggtcagctttgcttgtagcccaagtaaagttgccgtgtgtgtttgaaatctgaccgttggaacacgtgtcagttccttagtgacccatggtcatttcggacaaatcaggtcgggttgcccagtggctataaatagcccaccccctacaaccataaacggttggctgctcagagttagtgtacggcttttgtcgtttgagagcaacccacctcgaagcctttgagagagaattccttgcgaggataaagccctaaacacccagagccaaagagtgttaggcatcacttaagtattcatgtctgtgtgatctgaagatttattacacttgaggactgcgaatcctccagccggttaggcgtcgcgttttgagcatccaagagtcattatggatcaccggtgaacgaactctgtgaaggtttggaagtctgccttgaagacttactagagtgattgggtgaggactgggtgtccttagctcaaggggagtaaggtgaagacacggtcttctgagttgaatctcagcctccctaaccagacgtacagttgtcacggcaactggaactggtccaacaaatcattgtctttaacgagtcactggttctatcattcacatctctttatttacagttggtccttgtgaagtcattgtttgtttgcattatcttttgtcttcactgagtgactgcttgttctaattggcttcgtactatcttcctacatgatccatattgcctagctgccATTAGttgttgtgctttcacttcattgaatacttgactatggtttgcttagtgcagtctaccttccgttgcatggtaataggtttatttctatcgtttgtctttgaaactcccatgttttgaagactttcttaaaaatcgcctattcacccacccagactggtcgtgtgagtgctttggaaacatctaagctagtctgggactggctctccaaggtcaacgaaggcgtctcaacccagagagataaaataatcagtgtccttcgcaacctcttcaaccgcttcaagagaaacgacaatgagaatgttcagctcacgtttgatcgactcactgacatcacaaatgaacttcaagcccttggcgctactgagatcaccaagcatgaagtcgtcaagacactcctgagatcacttgacagctcgtttgacaccctagccttgatgattcaagaacgtcctgacttcaagacactcgatccgtctgacatacttgagaggctcaacacacatgagtttcagctttctgagaaaagagacatctacggtcccaactatgggcgaactcgtgccctgaaggcaaaagttgtctcctcatctgaagaaggatctgacaacagttctgatgatcctggagacattggaaaggagcttgctatgcttgtgaagaagttccaaaaattcaccaagaagaaaggcttcagaaagtcttcacgatcaagctcaaggaatgatgaagtttctgctcatgactacaagaagagaacatgccacaagtgcaagaaacctggccactacatctctgagtgtccacagtgggacaatgataacaacaagaagaagaagagcaaggagtatg
The Triticum dicoccoides isolate Atlit2015 ecotype Zavitan chromosome 3A, WEW_v2.0, whole genome shotgun sequence genome window above contains:
- the LOC119268479 gene encoding AAA-ATPase At3g50940-like, translating into MAMTSPNSRALERYKSAVTTATSVLGAAMLLRRVLADVLPGTALGALLLLPPASARRHAVLIEEFDGALHNRVFLAAKAYVSTLLAAAPSVPLMKASLPRGAGAEHVLLALRPGTAVVDVFDGAKVTWRLSRKHDGGAGRRRTTEDAREVFKLSFDAEHKDMVLGSYLPAVMARVEAMSQEQRQTKLYSNEWGKWRTVRLRNASTFATVAMDDALRQAVVDDLDRFLTRKEYYRQTGRAWKRGYLIHGLPGTGKSSLVAAISNHLHFDVYDLDVGSVRSNTELRKLLIRMKNRSILLVEDVDCALATAPRREATGSSDGGNPVSKNHKVTLSGLLNMVDGLWSSSGHERILIFTTNHKDRLDPALLRPGRMDMHVHMGYCGFVAFRELAANYHGIQDHPLYPEVEALLREVEVAPAEVAERLLMTDDADAAIEMAAKLLRGRKAGTGEDGGYIKQKLHVGPRRPRRPPAARRAVLDDGIGGSSRRGQGRGSGTGRRGRGEVRGRGRR